A section of the Phaseolus vulgaris cultivar G19833 chromosome 8, P. vulgaris v2.0, whole genome shotgun sequence genome encodes:
- the LOC137826175 gene encoding pentatricopeptide repeat-containing protein At1g01970-like: MMGTYCNNNLVCNLNYPHYSITNCGVLTRRHSLCQNPIYFRFHKHRFDSVLAGIGMKEIVKEVSEENERRFRWIEVGKNVTIEQRQAISELPFRMSKRSKALMRQIICFSAEKGTISDLLESWVRIMNPIRADWLSVLKELRIMEHPLYLEVAKHAFQEESFDVNIRDYTKIIHYYGKHNLLEDAENFLTLMKQRGFIYDQVILTTMVHMYSKAGRHDQAKEYFEEIKSLGEPLDKRSYGSIIMAYIRAGMPEEGENVLEEMEAQEITASSEVYKALLRAYSMIGNAEGAQRVFDAIQLAGITPNDKMCSLVINAYAMAGQSQKALIAFENMRRASIKPTDKCIASVLVAYEKQSKINAALEFLLDLEKDGIMVGEEASAVLAKWFQKLGVVEEVELILRDFATSHQIS, translated from the exons ATGATGGGCACCTACTGCAATAATAACCTCGTGTGCAACTTGAATTACCCACACTACTCAATAACCAATTGTGGTGTTCTGACTAGAAGACACTCATTATGCCAAAACCCAATTTATTTTCGTTTCCACAAACACCGTTTTGATTCAGTACTAGCTGGTATTGGTATGAAGGAAATTGTTAAAGAagtcagtgaagaaaatgaaagaaggTTTAGGTGGATTGAGGTTGGCAAAAATGTCACGATAGAACAACGACAGGCCATATCTGAACTTCCTTTCAGGATGTCAAAACGAAGCAAAGCCTTGATGAGACAGATTATATGTTTTTCTGCAGAGAAAGGCACCATATCTGATCTTTTGGAATCATGGGTGAGGATTATGAACCCTATCAGAGCAGACTGGCTTTCAGTTCTGAAAGAGTTGAGAATAATGGAGCATCCTCTTTACCTTGAG GTGGCAAAGCATGCTTTTCAAGAAGAATCCTTTGATGTCAATATTCGTGACTATACTAAGATAATCCATTATTATGGAAAGCACAATCTGCTAGAAGATGCTGAAAATTTTCTCACACTCATGAAGCAAAGGGGCTTCATCTATGATCAAGTAATTCTGACTACCATGGTGCACATGTACAGCAAGGCTGGCCGTCATGACCAAGCCAAGGAGTATTTTGAAGAGATCAAATCACTTGGCGAACCTTTGGATAAAAGATCATATGGCTCAATTATCATGGCCTACATCAGAGCTGGAATGCCTGAAGAAGGAGAGAATGTACTTGAAGAAATGGAGGCACAAGAAATAACCGCAAGCAGTGAGGTTTACAAGGCACTGCTTAGAGCCTACTCTATGATTGGCAATGCTGAAGGTGCACAAAGGGTGTTTGATGCAATTCAATTGGCTGGTATAACCCCTAATGATAAGATGTGTAGTTTGGTTATTAATGCTTATGCAATGGCTGGACAAAGTCAAAAGGCTCTAATTGCATTTGAAAATATGAGAAGAGCAAGTATCAAACCCactgataaatgcatagcttcaGTATTGGTTGCTTATGagaagcaaagcaaaataaatgCAGCATTAGAATTTCTACTAGATTTGGAGAAAGATGGCATCATGGTTGGGGAAGAAGCCTCTGCGGTATTAGCTAAGTGGTTCCAAAAACTAGGGGTGGTGGAAGAGGTGGAGCTTATTTTAAGAGACTTTGCCACCAGTCACCAGATAAGCTAA